DNA sequence from the Alkalilimnicola ehrlichii MLHE-1 genome:
ATCCATGTGGGCGTGGCTGATGAAGACATCGCTCACCTGGTGGGCGATGCGGGCCGAGAGCCGGCTGCCCTCTCCCAGGTCGAACAACAGGCTGCGGCGCTGGTGGTGCAGCCGCAGGTGCAGCAGCGGGTCACCCAGCACACCATTGAGCAGCCGCGCCTCGGCCTGGCCCACCCGGAGCGCCGGACCGGGCGCCGCCCCGGGGCGGCGTTGCGGCTCGGGACGTCCGGACGCCGCCATGGCCTCAGGCGCCAGAGCGCTCCGCGGGGATGGCATAGGTCCCCACGGCGTGGGCGACCGGGTGGTCGTCACCGTCCGAGAAAAGCGCCACCTCCCCCACCGCCAGCGACCGCCCCACCTTGAGCAGTTCGCAGCGGGCAACGATGTCCCGGTCGGCGGCGGGCTTGCGCAGGAAGTTGATGTTCAGACTGGTGGTCACCGCCAGCGGCACGATGCCGATGACGCCGAGCAGGGCCACGTAGAGGGCCACGTCGGCCACCGCCATCATCACCGGGCCGGAGACGGTGCCGCCGGGACGCAGCTCGTTCTCGCCGATGGGATGGCGCACGGTCGCCTTACCCTGCCCCACTGCCTCCACCGTGCAGGGTGTCTGGGGGAACTCAGCGGCCAGGAACGCCGTAATCTCTGCCTGGGTGGTCAAGGGGCCTCCGGGTCATCCCTGCCTGTTTCCCGGTTAGTCTCCGGGGTCAGCCCCTTCTCGCGCAACCATTCCGGGTTGAACAGCCGCGAGTAGTAGCGCGCGCCCCCGTCGCAGAGGATGGTGGCGATGGTGTGCCCCGGCCCCAGCTCGCGGGCCAGGCGCACAGCGGCAGCCAGGTTGATGCCGGAGGAGCTGCCCAGGAACAGCCCCTCCTGGTAGAGCGCCTGATAGACCCGATCCACGGCCTCCTGGTCGGGGATGCTGTAGGCGTCGTCGATGGGCGTCCCCTCCAGATTGGCGGTGACCCGCGTGCTGCCGATGCCCTCGGTGATGGAGCCGCTGCCGGTCACCTCCGGCGTACCGGTCTTGACGTAGCCGTAGAGCGCGCTGCCGTGCGGGTCGGCCAGTACGCAGCGCACATCCGGCGACTGCGCCTTGAGGTAGCGGGCTACGCCGGCCAGGGTGCCGCCGGTGCCGGTGGCCGCAACGAAACCGTCCAGCCGCCCTCCGGTCTGCGACCAGATCTCGGGCCCGGTGGTCTCGTAGTGGGCCTGGCGGTTGGCGGTGTTGTCGAACTGGTTGGCCCAGATCGCGTTGTCCATCTCCTCGGCCATGCGGCCGGCCACCTTCTGGTAGTTGTTCGGGTCCTTGTAGGGCCGGGCCGGTACGGTGTGCACCGCCGCGCCCAGGGTGCGCAGGAGGTCGATCTTCTCCTGGGTCTGGGTTTCGGGAATGACGATCACACAGCGATAGCCGCGGGCGTTGCACAGGTGGGCCAAGCCGATCCCGGTATTGCCCGCGGTCCCCTCCACCACCGTGCCACCGGGGCGCAGCAGGCCGCGCCGTTCGGCATCCAGGAGGATGTAGAGCGCGGCGCGGTCCTTCACCGACCCGCCCGGGTTCATGAACTCGGCCTTGCCCAGGATCTCGCAGCCGGTCTCCTCGGAAAGCCGCTTGAGGCGTATCAGTGGGGTGTTGCCCACCGCCCCGGCAAAACCGTCGCACACTGTCATGGCCCCTCCTCCCGCAATCGTTTGCCAGCCACTGCATTGCGTAAGTATGGCAACAGCTGCCGGCCCCCGGGGGCTGAGACCGGGCGGGGCCGGCTCAGACCGCAGGGGTGGCCCGGCGGATGATGGCCGCGCAGTCCACGCCGTCCGGCAGCGTGCCGTAGTGGTGGGCACCGGTGGCGGCCAGGCGGCCCGCGCAGTAGGCATCGGCCAGCGCCGGGTCACTGTGACGCAGCAGCAACGCGGCCTGCAGCGCCGTGGCCATGTCGTCCACCAACGCCCGGGCCCGATACGCCGCGTCGGCCCGCGGCGGCAGCGCCTGGCGCAGCCGGTCCAGGTGGGCGTCGTAGCGCCGGTCCGCGCCGCGGGCCCGCTCCAGTTCGTCCAGGAAGGCGTCCAGGGTGTCCGGCGCCTTCTCCACCGCACGCAGCACATCCAGGCACTGGATATTGCCGCTGCCCTCCCAGATGGCGTTGATGGGCGACTCGCGGAACAGGCGGGGCAGGATGCAGTCCTCCATCACCCCGCTGCCGCCGATCGCCTCCATGGCCTCGTAGGCGTGCCCCGGCGTGCGCTTGCAGACCCAGTATTTCGCCACCGGTGTGGCGAGCCGGAACAGGGCCTGCTCACGGGGGGCGTCCGGACGGTCCAGCGCCCCCGCCAGGCGCAGGGCGACCTGCAGGGCCGCTTCGCTCTCCAGCGCCAGGTCCGCCAGCAGGTTGGCCATCAGCGGCTGATCGACCAGCCGCCCACCGAAGGCACGGCGGTGACGGCAATGGTGCAACGCCTGTACGGCCGCCTGCCGCAGCCCCGCCGCCGAGCCGATGGTGCAATCGTAGCGGGTCATGGCCACCATATCGATGATGGTGCGGACACCGCGCCCCGGTTCACCCACCATCCAGGCCAGCGCCCCGCGAAGCTCGGTCTCGCTGGAGGCATTGGCGACATTGCCCATCTTGCGTTTGAGTTGCTGGATCTGCAGTGGGTTACGGCCGCCGTCGGGGCGCCACCGGGGCAACAGAAAGCAGCTCAGGCCGGCATCGGTCTGAGCCAGTACCAGAAAGGCATCGCTCATGGGCGCCGAGACGAAGTACTTGTGGCCCACCAGTTCGTAGGCCTCGCCCGGCCCCGGCGTGCCCAGGGGATAGGCCCGGGTGGTGTTGGCGCGTACGTCCGAGCCACCCTGTTTCTCGGTCATGGCCATACCAATGGTGACGGCCTTTTTCGCCGCCACGGGGCAATTGCGCGGGTCGTAGTCCAGGGCTAGCAACTTGTCCAGCCAGGAGGCGGCGAGGTCCGGCTGGCGTCGCAGGGCCGGCACGGCGGCGAAGGTCATGGTGACCGGGCAACCGTGCCCCGCCTCCACCTGCGCCTGCAGGTAGTAACGGGCCGCCCGCGCCACATGGGCCCCGGGGCCGGGGTTCCGCCAGGGCGCGGCGTGCAGCCCTTGGGTGAGGGCCCGCCGCATCAGCCGGTGATAGGCCGGGTGATAGCGCACCTCGTCCACCCGGTGACCGAAGCGGTCGTGGGTATGCAGCCGGGGTGGCTGCTCGTTGGCCTGGAAGCCCAGCTCGATCACCTCCGGCCGCCCGGCCCACGCCCCCTGACGGACCAGGCCCGCCTCCGCCCAGCCCGCCCGGTAACGGTGCACGCCCTCCCGCAGCGCCGCGTCCTGGCGGTAGAGATTGTAGGCTTGCAGTGGCGGCGGCTGGTTCTCGACCCGGTGGGTCTCGGCCAGCCAGCGCTCGCCCGGTGTATCCCGACGGATCGTGGTCATGGCGGCACTCTTAAAACGGACGTTCGTCCCGGCAGTGTAGCGGTTGTTCGACTACATTGGGTGGTGTTGCCAGGCCGGGCCGGACCCACCGGCCGGCGCATTTCTAGGAGCTTTCCCCGCATGACCCAGCACATCTTCGTAATCGGGCTGGACGACTTCAACCTCGCTGAACTGCAGACCGTCCGCAACGCCGGGGAGTACACCTTCCACGGCCTGGTGGACTACGACACCATGGTGTTGCCCGAGTCCTACCCGATGCCGGAGATCATGGCCGAGGCCCGCCGGACCCTCGCGGATGCCCCCGCGGTGGACGGCATCATCGGCCACTGGGACTTTCCCACCACCTCCATGCTGCCCATCCTGCGCCGGGAGCACGGCCTACCCACACCCACCCTGGAGAGCGTGCTCTACTGTGAGAGCAAGTACTGGAATCGACTCGCCTGCGAGCAGGCGGTGCCCGAGTGCACGCCCGACTTCCAGGGGCTGGACCCGTACAGCGACGACCCGCTGGCCGACCTGGACGTGGCCTACCCCTTCTGGCTCAAGCCCACCGTGGCCTTCTCCTCCTACCTGGGCTTCCGCATTGAGAACGAGCAGCAGTACCTGGACGCCATGGCCACCATTCGCGAGCACATTCACGTGTTCGCCGAACCGTTCGACTACATCGTCGAGCAGTGCCAGAACCGCGCCGCCCTGCCCGACCGCGGCAGCGGCGCCACCTGCATCGCCGAGGGGCTGATCGGTGGTCGGCTCTGCACCCTGGAGGGGTACGTGCACAACGGCGAGGTGGTGGTGTATGCGGTGGTGGACTCGCTGCGGGCCGCCAATAACGTGAGCTTTTTCAGCTACCAGTACC
Encoded proteins:
- a CDS encoding ATP-grasp domain-containing protein — its product is MTQHIFVIGLDDFNLAELQTVRNAGEYTFHGLVDYDTMVLPESYPMPEIMAEARRTLADAPAVDGIIGHWDFPTTSMLPILRREHGLPTPTLESVLYCESKYWNRLACEQAVPECTPDFQGLDPYSDDPLADLDVAYPFWLKPTVAFSSYLGFRIENEQQYLDAMATIREHIHVFAEPFDYIVEQCQNRAALPDRGSGATCIAEGLIGGRLCTLEGYVHNGEVVVYAVVDSLRAANNVSFFSYQYPSQLPAGVRNRMIGHAEKLLHHIGLDHTPFNMEFFWDEAIDKIWLLEINARISKSHCPIFQIATGASHHEVAIDIALGRRPDFPRPEGRFPMAGKFMPRVFADTVVTRVPSEEEIQALKRVHPELIVHIAIEEGMRLSELRAQDSYSFEIGDVFLGAADEAELHQKFRHIMQALDFQFADVVPTNYS
- a CDS encoding PaaI family thioesterase, coding for MTTQAEITAFLAAEFPQTPCTVEAVGQGKATVRHPIGENELRPGGTVSGPVMMAVADVALYVALLGVIGIVPLAVTTSLNINFLRKPAADRDIVARCELLKVGRSLAVGEVALFSDGDDHPVAHAVGTYAIPAERSGA
- a CDS encoding cysteine synthase A — protein: MTVCDGFAGAVGNTPLIRLKRLSEETGCEILGKAEFMNPGGSVKDRAALYILLDAERRGLLRPGGTVVEGTAGNTGIGLAHLCNARGYRCVIVIPETQTQEKIDLLRTLGAAVHTVPARPYKDPNNYQKVAGRMAEEMDNAIWANQFDNTANRQAHYETTGPEIWSQTGGRLDGFVAATGTGGTLAGVARYLKAQSPDVRCVLADPHGSALYGYVKTGTPEVTGSGSITEGIGSTRVTANLEGTPIDDAYSIPDQEAVDRVYQALYQEGLFLGSSSGINLAAAVRLARELGPGHTIATILCDGGARYYSRLFNPEWLREKGLTPETNRETGRDDPEAP
- a CDS encoding isovaleryl-CoA dehydrogenase — encoded protein: MTTIRRDTPGERWLAETHRVENQPPPLQAYNLYRQDAALREGVHRYRAGWAEAGLVRQGAWAGRPEVIELGFQANEQPPRLHTHDRFGHRVDEVRYHPAYHRLMRRALTQGLHAAPWRNPGPGAHVARAARYYLQAQVEAGHGCPVTMTFAAVPALRRQPDLAASWLDKLLALDYDPRNCPVAAKKAVTIGMAMTEKQGGSDVRANTTRAYPLGTPGPGEAYELVGHKYFVSAPMSDAFLVLAQTDAGLSCFLLPRWRPDGGRNPLQIQQLKRKMGNVANASSETELRGALAWMVGEPGRGVRTIIDMVAMTRYDCTIGSAAGLRQAAVQALHHCRHRRAFGGRLVDQPLMANLLADLALESEAALQVALRLAGALDRPDAPREQALFRLATPVAKYWVCKRTPGHAYEAMEAIGGSGVMEDCILPRLFRESPINAIWEGSGNIQCLDVLRAVEKAPDTLDAFLDELERARGADRRYDAHLDRLRQALPPRADAAYRARALVDDMATALQAALLLRHSDPALADAYCAGRLAATGAHHYGTLPDGVDCAAIIRRATPAV